Sequence from the candidate division KSB1 bacterium genome:
CAATTTTCGATTTTTCCTCGATGGCTTGTCCGGTAGCGAGTACGTTGAGTTTGGGCGCGGCATTCGGCGGAGTCTATACGCTGTTTGTGCAGGATCGCAAACGGCGTCTGGTCTCGCTCTCCGTGTTCGTATTACTCCTTGCGGGCTGGGCGGGCTATTATGCCCTTGCGCGAACGCCGCAGGTGCGGCTGGCCCTTGACATTAGCTCGACCGCGGCGGTGTTGGCGGGGGGCTGGCGGCTCTACCGGCTCGTGCGCTATGAGGGCGTGGTCCCGCCGTTTACGGCGGCGATGTCGCGACTGCTGACGGTTCTGCGGCCGGTCGTGCGGAGTCCCTGGGTGTTGAGCCTGAAGATCTGGCTGCTGTTCATGGTGGTGACGGAGTGGCGCGGCCTGGCCGACTTTTCGGGGCTGGAATATGGGGTGGTGAGCGTGTTGTTGGTGGGGATGATCGGATGGCGGGCGGTGCGGGGGGGAAATTCCGGAAGCGGATAGCGGGCAGACGCCCGATTACTACCAGTCATCACTTTTCGAAAACGCTGAAATCAGATCCCGCCCCCCAGTAAGACCGATCTCGAAATAGGGTTGGCTGCTAATTTCGGCCAGGCAAGGTGGCTTTAGCCCCTTGACATTCAGCTCAGACAACGGGCTGAAGCCGCGTTGCCGCACAGTTCTGCTATTTCAGGATAGGCTCATAGTCCCCCCACAGAGTGGGGGGAGAAGCTTGCACTCCTATGAAACTCTATTTTCAACAACAGCTCGACTACGATCACTGGGCGAACCGGCAGGTGCTGGAATCGTTGGCGACTTGCCCGACGGTGCCGCCGAAAGCGGTGGACCTGCTGGGCCATCTGCTGATCGCGCAGCTGTTCGTATTTGAAGTGCTGAATGGTCGGGACGGTGCGCCGTTGCACCAGCGGCCGTTGCCGACGTTTCACGAGTGCGCGGAGTTGATCGACGGCGTGGCGGAGAACTGGCAGAACTACCTGCTGGAACTCAGCGAAGAAGGGGTGCTCGGGTTCGTGCACTTCCGCAATTCGCGCGGCGAGCAGGTGACGCGCGTGGTGACCGATCTGCTGGCCCATGTCGGCTATCATTCGACCCATCATCGCGGCCAGATCGCCACGGTCGTGCAGCAGGCGGGCGGCGTCCCGGCGCGCACGGATTATCCGATCTATCTGTCACGGGGCAACTCATAGACTACTGGCCGGGACCGTCCCCGGTCCCGGCGCTCCACCCGCATCAGGGACGGTGCGGGCGGGGAGCAGCATTGGTGAGCTGCGCGCACACATCCAACCACAAAACCAATTCATATATCTGGAGATGGCGTTGAAGAAGATCATTCGGTACTGTCTGGTACCGGCAATGTTGGTGGTCCTGTCCGGCTGCGGATCCAAAGAGCCGGTGGTGGCCACGGTAGGCGGCGAGAAGATTCGCGAAGGCGAATTCAAGACGGCGATGGTCGAGCGCTTCAAGGGCGAGCAGAATGCGGCCAAGCGCCCCTATGCCGACCGCGAGAAGTTTTTGCATGAATACGCGCTGGGCATCGCGAAATACCTCGAGGGCGAGTCGCGCGGCATCGCCCAGCGCCCCGAAGTGCAGGAAGATGTCGAGAAGTTCGCCAAGCAGAAGTCGCTGGAACTCCTGTATCAGAAGGAGATCATGGACAAGGTCGTGAACGATCAGATCGCGCGCGAGTTCTACGACAAATCGGCGCAGGAGGTGCACGGCCGTCACATTCTGCTGAAGGTGGCGCCGGTGGATTCCTCGGCCACGGACAGCGTGCGGGCCAAGCAGCGCATCGACTCGATCGCGACGGCGATCAAGCAGGGGCTGTCATTCAAGGCGGCGGCAAAGCTGTTCAGCGATGACGGTACGACGGCGGCGGATTCGGGCGATCTGGGCTGGTTCCAGTGGGGCCGGATGGTGGAAGAATTCCAGACGGTGGCCTGGGCCGCGAAGCTCGGCGAGCCGACGGCACCGTTTCGCACGCAGTACGGCTATCACCTGCTGCTGATCGAAGAGCGGCGGCCGGTGGCCGATCGTCGCCCGTTCGATGAGATGAAAGAGACGATCAAGAACCAGTTGCGCGAAATCGAGGGGCAGAAGCTGAACGATACGGCCCGCGAGTACGTGGCGCAACTGCGCGAGAAGTCCGGTTTGAAACTGGAGCAGGCGAATCTGGAGCTCTTCCGCAAGCGGCTGGCCGATCCGAGCGTGCCCAAGAGTCAGGCCCTCGATCCGGTGTTTACCGCGGAGCAGAAGCAGCTGGCCGCGGCGACGTTCAAGGGCGGCAGCGCGACGCTCGGCGATCTCATCGGCAAGGTCGGCACGAACGCCTTTCGCGTGAACTGGGAGGATCCCAAGTCCACCGAAGATATCGTCGCCTCGATTGTCGAGCCGAAGCTGTTGGAAGCGGAGTGCGAGCGGCAGGGGCTGCTGAAGGAAGCCAAACAGGACCCGGTGGTGAAGCAGCAAATCAAATCGGCGGTGATTCGCTTACTCGAGAAGGAAGAGATCACCGACAAGGTGAATCCGACGGACGAGGACGTGCGGCGGTTCTACGATTCGCATCTGGAGAACTTCATTCAGCCCGAGCAGCGCACGGTTCGCGAGATTTTCATCAAGAACGACTCGACGAAGGCCGCGCGGATTCGCGAGCGCGCGCTGAAGGGCGAGAATTTCGCGAAGCTGGCCAAGCAGTTCAACGAGAAGGAATCGACGCAGCCGGATACGGGCCGGATCGGGCCGTTTGAAGAGAAGCGGTTCGGGGCGATCGGCAAGACCGCCTTTGGGCTGGCCCAGCCGGGTGATGTCTCCGAACTCGTGAAGGCGGGGAAGAATTTCTCGGTGATTCAGCTTCTGAGTGTGCAGCCGTCGCGGACCAAGGTCTTTGAAGAGTCCAAGGCGGACGCCGGACGGCAATGCCGTCAGGCGATGACCGATGCCGCGGCGAAGGCACTGGAGGAGGCCGTATTGTCCAAGCATCCGCTGAAGCCCGATTCGCTGAAGCTCGCGGCGGTCTGGCCGCTGGAAAAGGGTCCGGAGAAGATCGCCCGCGAGCCGTAAGCAGCACGCCATCGGATCGCACTTCGTATCTTCGCGTCTTCGCTTCTTACTGGGTGAGCACACTATGCGGCCTCGGTTACGCAATCTGGGATCGGCGATTTGGAGCTTGGGCTGGCTCCTGCTGGGCTGCTCTTCATCCCCGCCGGGACCAGACATGCTGGCACGCGTGGGCGGGCAGGAACTATCCCGTGCGGCCGCGGCGGAGCTTGCGGGCCGGCCCTACGACTCCCTGAAGGTCATCGATCAGTGGCGGATCGTGAACGCCTGGACCGAACAGACGCTGTTTCAGCTGGAGGGTGAGCGGCTGAAGTTGGACCGGGACCCGCAGATTCGAGCACGGATGTCGGCGGTACAGGCTGAGCTGATTCGGTCGCGGCTCCTGTCCGCCGCGCCGACCGTGCCGCTGGCCGACAGCACGATCGCGGCCTATTATCAGGCTCATCGCAGCGAATTCCTGCGGGCGGGCGACTCCTATCTACTGGAACTCTACTGGAGCGCGGACCGGCGGGAGTTGGCGCAATTCGCGGGCGAATTGGTTCACGGCGACTCGTCGCGCTTGAGCAGCGGCACCGTGAGTTCGCTGGGCAAGTGGTTGGCGGACCGGCGCGAGCTCGAGCCGGGTCTCGCGGCGGAGTTGGAGCAACTGGCTCCGGGCGGATTCTCGCTGCCGCAGCCGCTGGATGATGGCTATCGCATCATGCGTTTGACCGAGGCCTATCCGGCGGGCACGGTACTTGACCTGCGCGTGGTCAAGGGCGAGATCACGGATCGGCTGCTGGTGGAGCAGAGTCACGCGCGGCAGGACTCGCTGATCGCGAACCTGAAGGCGCGCTGGCCGGTGGAAGTTTACTTGAACGAAAACGCGGAAACGCAGAAACGCTGAAATGCTGAAATACGTCTTGCTGGCGCTGATCGTGTGCACGTCGTCGCTGTGGGCGGCGGACCAGAAGGTGATCGACCGGATCGTGGCGATTGTGGACGACGCGATCATTCTCGATTCGGAAGTTTTCCAGTACGTGCAGTATCAGGTCGGCACGCAGGCCAATCTGGACGCGCTCTCCGAAGCCGAAATTGCCACGCTGAAATCCCAGATTCTGCAGGACTTGATCGACCAGAAGGTGTTGTTGGCCAAGGCGCACGCGGACACGATCATGGTGGGCGACAAGGAGATCGACCGCGAGCTGGATAGTCGCGTGAAAACTCTGATCGATCAAGCCGGCGGTCAGGAGAAGCTGGAGAACTACTATGGCATGCCGCTGGCGCGGATCAAGCGGCAGTTCCGCGTCTTGGTCGAAGAGGGGATGCTGATTGACCGCGTGAAGGAGAAGAAGCTCGCGGCGGTCCAGGTGAGTCAGAGCGAGGTGCAGAAGTTCTGGGAGATGTATCAGGATTCGATTCCCGAACTGCGCGACGGCGTGCGCATCGCGCACATTCTGTTGCAGGACCAGATTTCGGAAGTCTCGCGGGCGGCGGCGCTGGCGAAGGCGGATTCGGTGCGCACGCTGGTGGTGGAAGGCAAGCAACCGTTTGAGGATTATGCCAAGCAGCTCTCAGACGATCCGGGCACGGCGGCCAACGGCGGCAAGCTGGGGCAGACCAGTCGCGGCGATCTGGTGACGGAATATGAGACCGTGGCCTACAATTTAGATCCCGGCGAAGTGTCCGCGCCGGTGATGTCGCCCTTCGGCGTACACCTGATCAAGCTGAACGAGCGTGTCGGCGAGAAGATCAACACGAACCATATTTTGTTCCGCGTGGAGCCGACTCCGGCCGACGAGCAGGCGACGCAGGCGCGGGCGGATTCCATCATTGCGGCGGTCAGGAGCGGCGTGGATTTCGCGAAGCTGGCGGAGTCGTACTCGCAGGATGCGAAGACGGCGGCCAAGGGCGGCGATCTGGGCTGGTTTGCGCCGGATGAGCTGCCGCAGGACTTCGCCATCCCGGTCAAGGACTTGAAGCAGAGCGAGCTTGCCGTTCCGGTGCGCACGGTGTTCGGCGTGCACGTGCTGATGGTAACCGACCGCGTGTACAAGCGGAAGATTTCCCTCGCCGACGACTATGACCGCATTCAGCGCATGGCCGTGGCCAAGAAGCAGGACGAAGTGATTCAGTCGTGGGTCAAGGAACTTGCCGCGCAGACGTTTATCGAAGTGAAATAGACGATCTCCCGATCCCCCGCTCGCGGCATTGGCGGACGTCGCAAGGAAGTGAGGAAGCCTGTGATAGCCCTCTTCGCGATCGGTGTGCTGGTGCTGTCAACCTTCGCCTGCGGGGATGAACTTCCGGCGAATCTGGACGATCAAATCCGGCGGGTGCACCCGCGAGTGGACAGTCTTTACCGGACCTTCCACCGCCATCCGGAAATCGCCAAGCAGGAGTTCGTGACGGCGGCGCGGGTTCGGCAGGAACTGCGGGCGATCGGACTCAGCAGGTTTTACGCCGTCGAGCAGCTGCCGACGGCCGTCATTGCGATTCTGGAAACGGGCAGACCGGGCCCCGTGACCTGTTTGCGGGCCGAGCTGGATGCGGTTTCGGGTGTAACTGACAGCACGGACTTGCCGTACAAGACCGAACGTTCGGGACTCATGCATGCCTGCGGTCATGACGCCCATGCGGCGATGCTGATCGGCGCGGCGGACATCCTTTATGCGCGAAAAGACGACCTGACGGGCAGGGTCGTCTTTTTGTTTCAGCCGGCCGAAGAAGCTCCCGGCGGCGCGAATGAGTTGGTCAACTGGGGAGTGATTGACAGCCTGGGGATTGACCGCATGTTTGCGTTGCACAGTTCGCCGGGGTTGCCCGTCGGCGAGATTCAACTGGCGAGGGGGGCTGCGCTCGCGGCGAACACGCCGTTCAGCCTCACGGTATCCGGACGCGGCTCGCACGCGGCGACGCCGCATCAGGGTGACGATGTGCTGACCGCCGCCTGCGAGATCGTCACCGGTCTGGCCGCGCTGCCGTCGCGCAAGCTTGACGTGGTGCGCACGCCGTGTATTATCAGCATTTCGCGATTCCAGTACGGTTCGGACTCGACGACGGGTGGCGTGCTCAGCCCTGATGTACAGATGGCAGGGACGATTCGCTCACGGATTCCCAGCGATTCGCTGACCAGTTCCGGTCTGACGATTCGGCAGCTTGTCGAGCGCTATGTTCAACATTCCGCGGAAGCCTTCGGCGTCACGGCTGACCTGAGTTTCAAGCAAGGCCCGCCGCCGACCCGCAACGACCCCGCACTCGCCGCACAGATCTCGGCTCGTTTGGCGGAGGTCTGGCCTGCGGGCGCCTTTGCGGAAGGCGTTCCCTCGATGACCTCGGAGGATTTCGCCTACTATACCGTCCACACTCCGTGCCTGTATTTTCGGCTGGGTATTGCCCAAGACTCACTGGGCGGCGAGCCGCTGCACACGAGCAGGTTCACGATCCATCCGGCGGCTCTCGACTGGGGCGTGCGGCTCCTGACGGAATTAGCATTCATCTCATCCGAGTTACCTTAGCAGTTCAGCTCTCCCCCTCTTCCGCCGAGCGGGGTGCCCTCACCCCGCCGGAATCTTTCAGCCTCCGCCGCGGCATGTGTCTCCACATGCCCGGAATCGGATCGGGTCGGATCGGGTCCTTCCCCCATTTCATGGGGGAAGTCAGATGGGGGTCTTTGCCGAGCCGGACTTCCTTCAAGCGATAACGCATTTATTAAACAAATCACTTGACAATCGGATAAAAATTTAGTATATTATGTCCGTGAACTGCCCATCAGACCAACCGTGTTTCTTCAAACCGACTTCAATCAGGCTACCGCAGAAACCGCCCAACATCAGGATTATCATGGCTTAAGGTAGTTTGTTTGGTCAAAAAACGTTTTTCGCCGCTGTCTTGATCTTCATAAAATTCCCGCGTACCACCCCCACCCATGAACTACCTCCTCCCGTTCACGCTCGTCATCATCCTCGCCGCGCTGACCTCGTGCCAGGAATCCGACCGGGATTACGCGCCGGTTTCGTCAGATACGCTCTGGACCTTTGAGCAGTTCTTGGCCCAGGCGGAGACGACGGACGTGAACGCACGTACGGCGCTGGTGGATTCCTTCATTGCCTATTGGACGCCGCTGGGGATTCCGCCGACCCACGTCGCGCCGGACAGCGCGTTCGGCACGGCGGCGTTTCTATATCGCTCGACGGCGAACACGGCTTCCGTGGCCGGGGATTTCAACGGCTGGGATCCGGGCCATGGCGCGTACCAGATGCAACGGCTGAACGGGACGACGCTGTTCTATCTGGTCAAGCGCTTTGAGGAGAACGCGCGGTTTGACTACAAGATCGTGTACAACGGCACGAACTGGATACTCGATCCGCTCAACCCGCGTACGATGACGGGCGGGTTCGGACCAAACTCGCAATTCTGGATGCCCGCGTTCCGCATCCCGGTCGAAGCCGCCACCGACACGAGCATCGCGCACGGCACCAGCGCACAATTCTCGATGCACTCGGCGATCTTCGGCAACGATCGCACAGTTACGGTCTATCTCCCCGCGGGTTACGACACGAGCGGGGCCTATCGCGTGCTCTACTGTCTCGACGGCAACGACTACAAGAATCTGCTCCGGATCATGACCATCGCGGACCACATGATCGGTCATGACCGCCTCGCTCCGTTCCTGGTCGTGATGGTGCCGCCGGTGAATCGCACGGGCGAGTATCACATGAATCTGAACAACGTGCGGTTCTTCGCCGAGGAGCTGATCCCGCACATCGACTCGACCTATGCGACACTGGCGACTCGTGAGGGTCGCGCGATTGTCGGCGAATCATCGGGCGGGCTGGGCGCGCTGTACTTGGCGTGGCAGGGCAGCGGCTTCTTCAAGTATTGCATCGCACAGTCGGGATACTTCTCCTGGAATGGTGATGCGATCATGGATTCGATCAGCGTGAACGCGCAGCGCGACTTGAAGCTCTACCTGAACGTGGGCACCTACGAGACCGATCTGGGCGGCGGTGTGAACATGGTCACTGCACAGCAGCGGCTGGAGGCGGTGCTGGAAGCAAAGGGCTACGATTATCAGGCCGTCTATCTGCCCGACGGCCACAGTTGGGGGAACTGGCAGCGGGTGATGCCGGAAGCGCTGGAGTGGATCTGGTAATCACTCGGCTTTGCGCGTCTTCGCGCAGCGTCGCCGAGCAGGGACTGCGTCCCTGCCGGAATCTCGCCGGCTCCGCCGCGGCATGTGTCTCCACATGCCCGGAATCGGCCTCGGGTCCTTCCCCCACGTCATGGGGGAAGTTAGATGGGGGTCCTCGCCGAGCAGGGACTGCGTCCCTGCCGGAATCTTGCCGGCTCCGCCGAGCGGGGTGCCCTCACCCCGCCGGAATCGGATCGGGTCCTTCCCCCATGTCATGGGGGAAGTTAGATGGGGGTCGATTGCCCCCCGAATTCCTCAACTTTCGGCAGGACTTGCCGATAAAGCGAATAGGAGCCGTGCAGCCGGCTCGGTTATGCGCAACTCGTCAACCCGAACCTATCGCCGAGTGAGGCCTCATGAAAGAGTATCTGGTCAGTTCCAACAACAAGATCAAGCTTTCGGATCGCAATCCGGACGATCTGAACGGATTCAAGAACACGGCGGAAGAGCGGCTGCGGGCTGAGCGGGAGGTTGAAGAATACATTTCTAAGACGAAGAAGCTGCAGACCAAGCTGTATGCGGAGGCCAAGCAGTCGTTTCTGATTGTGTTGCAGGCGATGGACGCGGGCGGCAAGGACGGCACGATCAAGCAGGTCATGTCGGG
This genomic interval carries:
- a CDS encoding DinB family protein, producing the protein MKLYFQQQLDYDHWANRQVLESLATCPTVPPKAVDLLGHLLIAQLFVFEVLNGRDGAPLHQRPLPTFHECAELIDGVAENWQNYLLELSEEGVLGFVHFRNSRGEQVTRVVTDLLAHVGYHSTHHRGQIATVVQQAGGVPARTDYPIYLSRGNS
- a CDS encoding peptidylprolyl isomerase, which codes for MKKIIRYCLVPAMLVVLSGCGSKEPVVATVGGEKIREGEFKTAMVERFKGEQNAAKRPYADREKFLHEYALGIAKYLEGESRGIAQRPEVQEDVEKFAKQKSLELLYQKEIMDKVVNDQIAREFYDKSAQEVHGRHILLKVAPVDSSATDSVRAKQRIDSIATAIKQGLSFKAAAKLFSDDGTTAADSGDLGWFQWGRMVEEFQTVAWAAKLGEPTAPFRTQYGYHLLLIEERRPVADRRPFDEMKETIKNQLREIEGQKLNDTAREYVAQLREKSGLKLEQANLELFRKRLADPSVPKSQALDPVFTAEQKQLAAATFKGGSATLGDLIGKVGTNAFRVNWEDPKSTEDIVASIVEPKLLEAECERQGLLKEAKQDPVVKQQIKSAVIRLLEKEEITDKVNPTDEDVRRFYDSHLENFIQPEQRTVREIFIKNDSTKAARIRERALKGENFAKLAKQFNEKESTQPDTGRIGPFEEKRFGAIGKTAFGLAQPGDVSELVKAGKNFSVIQLLSVQPSRTKVFEESKADAGRQCRQAMTDAAAKALEEAVLSKHPLKPDSLKLAAVWPLEKGPEKIAREP
- a CDS encoding peptidyl-prolyl cis-trans isomerase, with translation MRPRLRNLGSAIWSLGWLLLGCSSSPPGPDMLARVGGQELSRAAAAELAGRPYDSLKVIDQWRIVNAWTEQTLFQLEGERLKLDRDPQIRARMSAVQAELIRSRLLSAAPTVPLADSTIAAYYQAHRSEFLRAGDSYLLELYWSADRRELAQFAGELVHGDSSRLSSGTVSSLGKWLADRRELEPGLAAELEQLAPGGFSLPQPLDDGYRIMRLTEAYPAGTVLDLRVVKGEITDRLLVEQSHARQDSLIANLKARWPVEVYLNENAETQKR
- a CDS encoding peptidylprolyl isomerase, which gives rise to MLKYVLLALIVCTSSLWAADQKVIDRIVAIVDDAIILDSEVFQYVQYQVGTQANLDALSEAEIATLKSQILQDLIDQKVLLAKAHADTIMVGDKEIDRELDSRVKTLIDQAGGQEKLENYYGMPLARIKRQFRVLVEEGMLIDRVKEKKLAAVQVSQSEVQKFWEMYQDSIPELRDGVRIAHILLQDQISEVSRAAALAKADSVRTLVVEGKQPFEDYAKQLSDDPGTAANGGKLGQTSRGDLVTEYETVAYNLDPGEVSAPVMSPFGVHLIKLNERVGEKINTNHILFRVEPTPADEQATQARADSIIAAVRSGVDFAKLAESYSQDAKTAAKGGDLGWFAPDELPQDFAIPVKDLKQSELAVPVRTVFGVHVLMVTDRVYKRKISLADDYDRIQRMAVAKKQDEVIQSWVKELAAQTFIEVK
- a CDS encoding amidohydrolase, which translates into the protein MIALFAIGVLVLSTFACGDELPANLDDQIRRVHPRVDSLYRTFHRHPEIAKQEFVTAARVRQELRAIGLSRFYAVEQLPTAVIAILETGRPGPVTCLRAELDAVSGVTDSTDLPYKTERSGLMHACGHDAHAAMLIGAADILYARKDDLTGRVVFLFQPAEEAPGGANELVNWGVIDSLGIDRMFALHSSPGLPVGEIQLARGAALAANTPFSLTVSGRGSHAATPHQGDDVLTAACEIVTGLAALPSRKLDVVRTPCIISISRFQYGSDSTTGGVLSPDVQMAGTIRSRIPSDSLTSSGLTIRQLVERYVQHSAEAFGVTADLSFKQGPPPTRNDPALAAQISARLAEVWPAGAFAEGVPSMTSEDFAYYTVHTPCLYFRLGIAQDSLGGEPLHTSRFTIHPAALDWGVRLLTELAFISSELP